From the Lathyrus oleraceus cultivar Zhongwan6 chromosome 4, CAAS_Psat_ZW6_1.0, whole genome shotgun sequence genome, one window contains:
- the LOC127073578 gene encoding uncharacterized protein LOC127073578, whose translation MVNRSIVMSIQTLNHPSFLVGVVFRNRTNTTQYRTRSSNSSISSVLLTDDSGNFEEPRSSNSCLMLSQQNTIGVIGGVSVLSTLVFLEKLACWGSRNGKQCPPFVVCSDPVLSKALSLHDSFPSTRNRMDHIKLNQELMIQNLRHKRDILHQSGARGLALPCHLSHAWHSEISQDSSLPFLHVGDCVAMELKNAKMKPMHAANTVRIGLLTTDSSFVVCYYKEKLQSQGFEVVLLDKETEEHILIPAVEALQRKDIEGARNLLRIAIHVLLVRGVNVVILASDDLVGILPHNDPILRKCIDPMDALARSIINWAETTSKVPGK comes from the exons ATGGTAAATAGGAGCATAGTGATGTCCATACAAACACTGAATCATCCTTCATTTCTGGTTGGTGTTGTCTTTAGAAACAGAACTAATACTACTCAATACAGAACAAGATCGTCGAATTCGAGTATATCTTCAGTTTTGCTTACTGATGATAGTGGAAACTTTGAGGAACCAAGATCATCCAATTCTTGCTTAATGTTAAGCCAACAAAACACTATTGGTGTTATAGGAGGAGTATCAGTTTTATCAACTCTTGTTTTCTTAGAAAAACTAGCTTGTTGGGGTTCAAGGAATGGTAAACAATGTCCACCTTTTGTTGTCTGCAGTGATCCTGTGTTGAGCAAGGCGCTTTCGTTACACGATTCTTTTCCTTCTACGAGGAACAGAATGGACCACATCAAATTGAATCAAGAGCTGATGATTCAGAATTTGCGGCACAAGAGAGACATTCTTCATCAATCTGGAGCTCGCGGTTTGGCCTTGCCTTGTCATCTGTCACATGCTTGGCACAGTGAAATTTCACAAGACAGTTCTCTACCTTTTCTTCATGTTGGTGACTGTGTGGCCATGGAACTCAAGAATGCTAAGATGAAGCCGATGCATGCTGCCAATACCGTGAGGATTGGACTCCTCACTACAGATTCATCCTTCGTAGTTTGTTATTACAAGGAAAAGCTTCAAAGTCAG GGTTTTGAAGTAGTATTGCTAGACAAAGAGACCGAGGAACACATACTAATTCCTGCAGTGGAGGCTTTGCAGAGAAAGGACATAGAAGGGGCAAGGAATTTGCTGAGAATTGCAATACATGTTCTTTTGGTAAGGGGAGTGAATGTGGTGATTCTGGCATCTGATGATTTGGTAGGGATTCTCCCTCACAATGATCCTATTCTTAGGAAATGTATAGATCCAATGGATGCATTGGCTAGATCAATTATAAATTGGGCAGAAACAACATCAAAGGTACCTGGGAAATGA